In Ursus arctos isolate Adak ecotype North America unplaced genomic scaffold, UrsArc2.0 scaffold_29, whole genome shotgun sequence, the following proteins share a genomic window:
- the TMEM30A gene encoding LOW QUALITY PROTEIN: cell cycle control protein 50A (The sequence of the model RefSeq protein was modified relative to this genomic sequence to represent the inferred CDS: deleted 1 base in 1 codon) has translation MITVRPPSPSPFYPLPFSPPLVPQSSPSFLSPSLWRPQPTPASGRRPSAEGCPASSALQRRWRRQRRLRVFCQGQQAGPLGGPPARRRAAPWGSMAMNYNAKDEVDGGPPCPPGGTAKNRRPDNTAFKQQRLPAWQPILTAGTVLPTFFIIGLIFIPIGIGIFVTSNNIREIEIDYTGTDPSSPCNKCLSPNATPCFCTINFTLEQSFEGNVFMYYGLSNFYQNHRRYVKSRDDSQLNGDSSALLNPSKECEPYRRNEDKPIAPCGAIANSMFNDTLELFLVGNESYPIPIPLKKKGIAWWTDKNVKFRNPPGGESLKERFKDTTKPVNWVKPVYMLDSEPDNNGFINEDFIVWMRTAALPTFRKLYRLIERKSDLHPTLPAGRYYLNITYNYPVHSFDGRKRMILSTISWMGGKNPFLGIAYIAIGSISFLLGVVLLVINHKYRNSSNTADITI, from the exons ATGATCACGGTGCGTccgccttccccctcccccttctatcctcttcccttttcccctccccttgtccctcagtcttctccctccttcctctctccctccctctggcgTCCCCAGCCCACTCCCGCTTCCGGTCGGCGGCCGTCTGCGGAAGGGTGTCCCGCCTCTTCCGCC TTACAGCGGaggtggcggcggcagcggcgcCTGCGCGTCTTCTGTCAGGGTCAGCAGGCGGGTCCCCTGGGTGGTCCACCTGCGCGTCGCCGAGCCGCGCCGTGGGGGTCGATGGCGATGAACTATAACGCGAAGGATGAAGTGGATGGTGGACCCCCCTGTCCTCCCGGGGGCACCGCTAAGAACAGGAGACCGGATAACACGGCCTTCAAACAGCAACGGTTGCCGGCTTGGCAGCCCATCCTTACGGCTGGCACGGTGCTACCTACCTTCTTTATCATCGGCCTCATCTTCATCCCCATTGGCATCGGTATCTTCGTCACCTCCAACAACATCCGCGAGATCGag ATTGATTATACCGGAACAGACCCTTCCAGTCCCTGCAATAAATGTTTGTCTCCGAATGCGACACCTTGTTTTTGTACCATTAACTTCACACTGGAACAGTCATTTGAG gGCAATGTGTTTATGTATTATGGACTGTCTAATTTCTATCAAAACCATCGTCGTTATGTGAAATCTCGAGATGATAGTCAGCTAAATGGAGATTCTAGTGCTTTACTT AATCCCAGTAAGGAATGTGAGCCTTATCGAAGAAATGAAGACAAGCCAATTGCTCCTTGTGGAGCTATTGCCAACAGCATGTTTAACG ataCATTAGAATTGTTTCTTGTTGGCAATGAATCTTATCCTATACCTATTCCTTTGAAAAAGAAAGGTATTGCTTGGTGGAcagataaaaatgtgaaattcagaAATCCCCCTGGAGGAGAAAGTCTAAAAGAACGATTCAAAG atacaacaAAGCCAGTAAACTGGGTTAAACCAGTGTACATGCTGGATTCTGAACCAGATAATAATGGGTTCATAAATGAGGATTTTATTGTTTGGATGCGTACTGCAGCATTACCTACTTTTCGTAAGTTATATCGTCTTATAGAGCGGAAAAGTGATTTACATCCAACATTACCAGCTGGACGATACTATTTGAATATCACGTACA ATTACCCTGTACATTCTTTTGATGGACGAAAACGGATGATCTTGAGCACTATTTCATGGATGGGAGGAAAAAATCCATTTTTGGGGATTGCTTACATCGCTATTGGATCCATCTCCTTTCTTCTGGGAGTTGTACTGCTAGTAATTAATCATAAATATAGAAACAGTAGTAATACTGCTGACAttaccatttaa